From one Streptomyces spiramyceticus genomic stretch:
- a CDS encoding helix-turn-helix domain-containing protein: MGRRKDLDASLSVPSFYGGELRWQREHKGLTLAEVVEGSFYSPTLLSEIERGNRRMPQDLARHVDQLLKTDGFFERRCTDVHKARMSKHAEYFAHVVDLEARAKEIEEWNPTLIPGPLQLEPYIRAVVHAAYPHEAEESVKVKVEARRERAWVFEDAKGPECWLVLHESILRQPIIGEGDMAEQLAHIVAVAQHRRFIPQILPWNAGAHPFMMGTTWLMTFTDAPPLMYTEGMYSGQIIDEPELVGQYTSAYGRLRAAALPPEESLKMIEKAAEDYGNGKCRT; this comes from the coding sequence GTGGGACGACGCAAAGACCTTGATGCGTCCCTGAGTGTCCCGTCGTTCTACGGCGGTGAGTTGCGATGGCAGCGTGAGCACAAGGGGCTCACGCTTGCCGAGGTGGTCGAGGGCAGTTTCTACAGCCCCACGCTGCTGAGCGAGATCGAACGCGGCAACCGGCGGATGCCCCAGGATCTGGCACGGCACGTCGACCAATTGCTGAAGACCGACGGGTTCTTCGAACGGCGGTGCACGGATGTACACAAGGCTCGTATGAGCAAGCACGCCGAGTACTTCGCCCATGTCGTGGATCTGGAAGCACGCGCGAAGGAGATCGAGGAGTGGAACCCCACCCTGATCCCCGGGCCACTCCAACTAGAGCCGTATATCAGAGCAGTTGTCCATGCCGCCTACCCTCACGAGGCCGAGGAGTCGGTCAAGGTCAAGGTCGAAGCACGGCGAGAGCGGGCATGGGTCTTCGAAGACGCGAAGGGGCCCGAGTGCTGGCTCGTGCTGCACGAGTCAATCCTTCGGCAACCGATCATCGGGGAGGGCGATATGGCCGAGCAGCTCGCCCATATCGTCGCCGTCGCCCAACACCGTCGTTTCATTCCACAGATCCTTCCGTGGAATGCCGGAGCGCACCCCTTCATGATGGGAACGACCTGGCTCATGACCTTCACTGATGCCCCACCGCTCATGTACACGGAGGGCATGTACAGCGGGCAGATCATCGATGAGCCGGAGCTCGTAGGGCAGTACACAAGCGCATACGGTCGACTCAGAGCTGCGGCATTGCCGCCCGAGGAATCGCTGAAGATGATCGAAAAGGCAGCGGAGGATTACGGAAATGGCAAGTGCAGGACCTGA
- a CDS encoding DUF397 domain-containing protein → MASAGPDLGNDVWRKSSYSNGSGGLCLEVADGLTGIVPVRDSKTAPHGPAIVVPANAWARFVAAVRHGDLTT, encoded by the coding sequence ATGGCAAGTGCAGGACCTGACTTGGGCAACGACGTCTGGCGCAAGAGCAGCTACAGCAACGGCTCCGGCGGGCTCTGCCTCGAGGTCGCCGACGGCCTCACCGGCATCGTCCCCGTACGCGACAGCAAAACCGCACCGCACGGACCCGCCATCGTCGTCCCGGCGAACGCTTGGGCGCGCTTCGTTGCGGCGGTCCGGCACGGCGACCTCACCACCTGA
- a CDS encoding transcriptional regulator, with protein sequence MTRADASGRASDDASDGFDVIIHAPKRLMICALLDAVAEAEFAVVQERVAVSASVLSKHVAVLMEAGYVAQRKTVRDTRPRVQLRLTSDGRRAYRAHVAALRAIVDAAPDD encoded by the coding sequence GTGACCAGGGCGGACGCCTCCGGTCGCGCCTCCGACGACGCGTCGGACGGCTTCGACGTCATCATCCACGCACCCAAAAGGCTGATGATCTGCGCGCTGCTCGATGCGGTCGCCGAGGCCGAGTTCGCTGTCGTCCAGGAGCGAGTCGCAGTGAGCGCCTCCGTGCTGAGCAAGCATGTGGCGGTGCTCATGGAGGCCGGCTACGTCGCCCAGCGCAAGACCGTCCGCGACACCCGTCCGCGGGTTCAGCTGCGGCTTACGTCCGACGGACGACGCGCCTACCGAGCTCATGTAGCTGCTTTGAGGGCCATCGTCGATGCAGCCCCTGACGACTGA
- a CDS encoding agmatine deiminase family protein: MRGQPNRRTLLRSGAAAVLAGAAGLNACAPSGQKKTGEEKVTEEKQAAGRRMPAETQRHERTYMAWPPLDSVWKEWAEDVQGDIARIARSIADFEPVVLLAAPEEAKAARRACGSGVEVIPVPVDDLWMRDTGPTFVATGPKGKGQLLHGIDFHFNGWGGKQEHGRDAKVARTVLTREGVPRIDAPLIAEGGSLEVDGHGTLLVTESSLVNGNRNPGRSRDEIEAVLKDLLGVTTVIWLKGVRGKDITDYHVDALARFAEDGAVLLSRPPEGAGPDVWTRAYDQARGVLETATDARGQQLELVDLPEPDPSELGRRGPDFLGSYANFYAVNDAVIIPRFGDRKADRNAASIIGELHPGREVVQVRIDTVAEGGGGIHCATQQQPEL, translated from the coding sequence GTGAGGGGACAACCGAACCGCCGAACGCTGCTGAGGTCCGGGGCAGCGGCCGTACTCGCCGGCGCCGCAGGGCTCAACGCCTGCGCGCCGTCGGGACAGAAGAAGACGGGCGAGGAGAAGGTGACTGAGGAGAAGCAGGCGGCTGGTCGGCGCATGCCTGCCGAGACACAGCGGCATGAGCGCACGTACATGGCCTGGCCGCCGCTGGATTCGGTGTGGAAGGAATGGGCGGAGGACGTCCAGGGCGACATCGCCCGGATCGCCCGCTCGATCGCCGATTTCGAGCCGGTGGTGCTGCTGGCCGCTCCGGAGGAGGCGAAAGCGGCGCGGCGGGCGTGCGGATCGGGCGTCGAGGTGATTCCAGTGCCGGTCGACGATCTGTGGATGCGCGACACCGGGCCGACCTTTGTCGCGACCGGACCGAAGGGGAAGGGCCAGCTCCTGCACGGCATCGACTTCCACTTCAACGGCTGGGGCGGAAAGCAGGAGCACGGACGAGACGCGAAGGTCGCCCGCACCGTCCTGACCCGCGAAGGCGTGCCCCGTATCGACGCGCCGCTGATCGCCGAGGGCGGCTCGCTGGAGGTCGACGGCCACGGCACGCTCCTGGTCACCGAAAGCTCACTGGTGAACGGAAACCGGAACCCCGGCAGGTCGCGCGACGAGATCGAAGCCGTGTTGAAAGACCTGCTGGGTGTGACCACCGTGATCTGGCTCAAGGGCGTACGGGGCAAGGACATCACCGACTACCACGTCGATGCCTTGGCGCGATTCGCGGAAGACGGCGCAGTGCTGCTGAGCCGCCCACCCGAGGGTGCCGGGCCGGACGTATGGACCCGCGCCTACGACCAGGCCCGTGGCGTGCTGGAAACGGCGACCGACGCGCGGGGCCAACAGCTGGAGCTGGTCGATCTGCCCGAGCCCGACCCGTCCGAACTCGGCCGCCGCGGGCCGGACTTCCTCGGCTCGTACGCCAACTTCTACGCGGTGAACGACGCCGTGATCATCCCGCGCTTCGGCGACCGCAAGGCCGACCGGAACGCCGCGTCGATCATCGGCGAACTCCACCCGGGCAGGGAAGTCGTCCAGGTGCGGATCGACACGGTCGCGGAGGGCGGCGGCGGCATCCACTGCGCGACCCAGCAGCAACCTGAACTCTGA
- a CDS encoding chitinase, producing the protein MAVVVTAALAGTGIATGAPHAEPAAVPKHALTGYWQNFNNGATVQKLRDVQAQYDIIAVSFADSTATPGEITFNLDPAVGYSSAADFKADIKSKKDAGKSVILSIGGEKGNVTINSDASATAFANSAHALMQEYGFDGVDIDLEHGVNSAYLTKALRQLSAKAGSGLVLTMAPQTIDMQSTSNEYFKTALAVKDILTVVNMQYYNSGSMLGCDGKVYSQGSVDFLTALACIQLEGGLDPSQVGIGVPASTRAAGSGYVDPSVVKNALDCLTRGTGCGTFKPTKTYPGLRGAMTWSTNWDATAGNAWSDAVGPHVHNLP; encoded by the coding sequence ATGGCTGTCGTCGTGACAGCCGCGCTGGCCGGCACCGGTATTGCCACCGGAGCTCCCCACGCGGAGCCCGCAGCCGTGCCCAAGCACGCGCTGACCGGTTACTGGCAGAACTTCAACAACGGCGCCACCGTCCAGAAACTCCGCGACGTACAGGCGCAGTACGACATCATCGCCGTGTCCTTCGCCGACTCGACCGCCACACCCGGCGAGATCACCTTCAACCTCGATCCTGCGGTCGGCTACAGCTCCGCCGCCGATTTCAAGGCGGACATCAAGTCCAAGAAGGACGCCGGGAAGTCGGTGATCCTCTCCATCGGCGGCGAAAAGGGCAACGTCACCATCAACAGTGACGCCTCCGCGACGGCCTTCGCGAACAGCGCCCACGCCCTGATGCAGGAATACGGCTTCGACGGCGTCGACATCGACCTGGAGCACGGCGTCAACTCCGCCTACTTGACGAAGGCACTGCGTCAGCTGTCGGCCAAGGCGGGCTCCGGGCTGGTCCTGACCATGGCGCCGCAGACCATCGACATGCAGTCGACGTCGAACGAGTACTTCAAGACGGCGCTGGCGGTGAAGGACATTCTCACCGTCGTCAACATGCAGTACTACAACAGCGGTTCGATGCTGGGCTGCGACGGCAAGGTCTACTCCCAGGGCTCGGTGGACTTCCTCACCGCGCTCGCCTGCATCCAGCTGGAGGGCGGCCTGGATCCGTCCCAGGTCGGCATCGGCGTACCGGCATCCACGCGGGCTGCCGGCAGCGGTTACGTCGACCCTTCCGTGGTGAAGAACGCGCTGGACTGCCTCACCCGAGGCACCGGCTGCGGCACGTTCAAGCCCACCAAGACCTACCCCGGGCTGCGCGGCGCGATGACGTGGTCGACCAACTGGGACGCGACGGCCGGAAACGCCTGGTCGGACGCGGTGGGACCGCACGTACACAACCTGCCGTAA